One segment of Methanolinea mesophila DNA contains the following:
- a CDS encoding desulfoferrodoxin family protein, with protein sequence MLEIMRCNLCGKLAMIIRDGGRRTICCDQLMEKLAEQGPGVPGEDHVPVIEKKGTGIRVRVPGIESPMEADHFVEWIEVTEGKKLQVMGLSPGDTPEAEFFGVGPGSKVRVYCEDHGLWSNRPSKPKG encoded by the coding sequence ATGCTCGAGATCATGAGATGTAATCTCTGTGGGAAACTCGCCATGATCATCCGCGACGGGGGGAGACGTACCATCTGCTGCGACCAGCTCATGGAGAAGCTCGCCGAACAGGGCCCCGGGGTGCCGGGCGAAGACCATGTCCCGGTGATCGAGAAGAAGGGAACGGGCATCCGGGTCAGGGTGCCTGGTATAGAATCGCCAATGGAGGCGGACCACTTCGTCGAGTGGATCGAGGTGACCGAAGGAAAGAAACTCCAGGTGATGGGACTGTCCCCCGGCGACACCCCGGAGGCGGAATTTTTCGGGGTCGGCCCCGGGTCGAAAGTTAGGGTCTACTGCGAAGATCACGGCCTCTGGTCGAACCGGCCGTCAAAACCGAAGGGGTGA